One genomic window of Glycine soja cultivar W05 chromosome 9, ASM419377v2, whole genome shotgun sequence includes the following:
- the LOC114368927 gene encoding protein NETWORKED 2D-like, whose protein sequence is MLQRAASNAYSWWWVSHIRTKQSKWMEQNLQDMEEKVQTVLKLLEEEGDSFAKRAEMYYKRRPELISFVEESFKAYRALAERYDHISTELQNANNTIASVFPDRVPFMDEDEDDGSPRPSRKKAEGFKTNIPKPPVKDLKSVITTAAATRRLHSKKPAATATSAAPKVPKSGLSRKAALEEVDKLQKQILALQTVKEFVKNSYDNSVAKYWETDEQIKELQERVSILQDELGEGVDIEDDEARRLMAEAALKSCQEALTQLQEKQEKSLDETRIESKRVKDVNSMLGSLMEEFHYDQNNSEKPRVQRDLKEIAETKDLEENARLTQKKQELQLLKENIKEHFETSSNSSLSVAEMAEQIDELVNKVIRLETAVSSQSVMVKRLTTDTDELHEQIRTLENDKESLIKDKNKLNDQLRKLEEKMHGVQDLNQTIEDQNSNLQTQFNEALSNLDHLSEKVQNVQPGEEAKTTDLSHTQKDSSTQAELKIKSEGQVPLNQDNMLLNDKEITNGLVEDDATDKELKVAGTVEDDATSDNKPEVTGSPSASEPNVTGSLENDAKSANEVKVTSSLEMDEATPVENKSPKELEKQEKTVHPGNDDEKATVSMSTTTEKQDVSQHLASNKADSSSESSEKQQENDDKQSSREIENVLKVDPKGQATAQEDEPDWRQLFTSGMQDREQVLLTEYTNTLRNYKEVKKRLTEIEKKNQDNNSDSSLQLNELKTSNAMKDEEIRLLRQKLGLQQRSMEGNEDFTEELLQIELPESTSLIEEKFRSNMDEILEENLTFWLKFSAYYSEIQKFETTIKDLLTELSKLEEREKSSEGSSSIKYSIKSDSRPIYKHLTEIQSEITVWMEKGALLKEELQSRFSSLCDIQEEITTELKSSAEDDDFRFTSYQAAKFQGEILNMKQENNKVADELQTGLDGVTSLQLEIEKALVKLNDKFGFSASKRQQNGQLRQSETRAKVPLRSFIFGAKPKKQSIFSCMTPGMHRKYR, encoded by the exons ATGTTGCAGAGAGCTGCGAGCAATGCTTATTCATGGTGGTGGGTTAGCCACATCAGAACAAAGCAATCAAAATGGATGGAGCAAAACCTTCAAG ATATGGAGGAAAAAGTGCAAACCGTTTTGAAGCTCTTAGAGGAAGAGGGGGACTCTTTTGCCAAGAGAGCAGAAATGTATTACAAAAGGAGACCGGAACTGATAAGCTTTGTGGAGGAATCATTCAAGGCTTACCGAGCTTTAGCCGAACGATATGATCACATATCAACGGAGTTGCAAAATGCCAACAACACCATTGCTTCTGTCTTTCCAGATCGTGTCCCATTTATGGATGAAGACGAAGATGATGGATCACCAAGGCCTTCAAGAAAAAAAGCAGAAGGGTTCAAAACAAATATTCCAAAGCCTCCCGTTAAAGATTTAAAAAGTGTCATAACAACAGCAGCAGCCACAAGGAGATTGCATTCCAAGAAGCCAGCTGCCACAGCAACTTCTGCTGCTCCGAAAGTTCCTAAATCTGGTTTGAGCAGAAAAGCGGCACTTGAAGAGGTTGACAAGCTGCAGAAACAGATTCTGGCTCTACAAACTGTGAAGGAGTTTGTAAAGAACTCTTATGATAATTCCGTAGCTAAGTACTGGGAAACTGATGAGCAAATCAAGGAATTGCAAGAGAGAGTTTCCATTCTGCAAGATGAGCTTGGAGAAGGTGTTGatattgaagatgatgaagctCGCCGTTTGATGGCAGAAGCTGCTCTTAAATCATGCCAAGAGGCATTGACACAGTTGCAAGAGAAGCAGGAAAAATCACTTGATGAAACCAGAATTGAATCCAAAAGGGTAAAGGATGTCAATTCCATGTTGGGCTCTCTCATGGAGGAATTCCATTATGATCAGAATAATTCTGAAAAGCCAAGGGTCCAAAGAGATTTAAAAGAAATAGCAGAAACAAAGGACTTGGAAGAGAATGCCAGATTGACTCAGAAGAAACAGGAGTTGCAATTATTAAAGGAGAACATTAAAGAGCACTTTGAGACTAGCTCCAATTCATCACTCAGTGTGGCAGAAATGGCAGAGCAGATTGATGAGCTAGTGAACAAAGTAATCAGATTGGAAACTGCAGTATCGTCCCAGAGTGTTATGGTAAAGAGATTGACAACAGATACTGATGAACTTCATGAGCAGATTCGAACTCTGGAAAATGATAAGGAAAGTCTTATCAAGGACAAAAACAAATTGAATGACCAACTGAGAAAGTTGGAAGAAAAGATGCATGGAGTACAGGATCTAAACCAAACTATTGAGGATCAGAATAGCAATCTCCAAACCCAATTCAATGAAGCACTTAGTAATCTTGATCATCTCTCAGAGAAAGTCCAAAATGTGCAGCCAGGCGAGGAGGCCAAGACCACAGATTTATCACACACACAAAAGGATTCATCAACCCAGGctgaattaaaaatcaaatctgAAGGACAAGTTCCTTTGAATCAAGACAATATGTTGTTGAATGATAAGGAGATTACAAATGGTTTGGTAGAAGATGATGCAACAGATAAGGAGCTTAAGGTTGCTGGTACTGTTGAAGATGATGCAACATCAGACAACAAGCCTGAGGTCACTGGCTCACCATCTGCTAGTGAACCCAATGTCACCGGTTCTTTGGAAAATGATGCTAAGTCAGCAAATGAGGTTAAGGTCACCAGTTCCTTAGAAATGGATGAGGCAACTCCTGTGGAAAACAAATCTCCAAAAGAATTGGAAAAACAAGAGAAGACTGTACATCCTGGCAATGATGATGAAAAGGCAACAGTTTCTATGAGCACTACCACAGAAAAGCAGGATGTCAGTCAGCACCTGGCGAGCAACAAGGCAGATAGTTCTTCAGAGAGTTCTGAGAAACAGcaagaaaatgatgataagCAAAGTTCACGTGAGATAGAGAATGTGCTCAAAGTTGATCCCAAGGGGCAGGCAACAGCACAAGAAGATGAACCTGATTGGCGGCAATTGTTTACAAGTGGGATGCAGGACAGAGAACAAGTTTTGCTGACTGAGTATACTAATACTCTTCGGAATTataaagaagtgaagaagaggCTGACtgaaatagagaagaaaaatcaagacaATAACTCTGATTCATCTTTGCAGCTAAATGAACTGAAGACATCTAATGCCATGAAAGATGAAGAGATAAGACTTCTGCGTCAAAAATTAGGTCTCCAGCAGAGAAGCATGGAAGGAAATGAAGATTTCACAGAGGAACTTTTACAAATTGAACTACCTGAATCTACTTCACTCATTGAAGAAAAATTCCGGTCAAACATGGATGAAATCCTAGAGGAGAACTTAACTTTCTGGTTAAAATTCAGTGCTTATTACTCTGAGATACAGAAGTTTGAAACCACCATCAAAGATTTGCTGACCGAGTTATCAAAATTAGAGGAAAGAGAGAAGTCGTCAGAGGGTAGTAGCAGCATAAAGTATTCAATAAAATCAGATTCAAGACCAATTTACAAACACCTAACAGAGATCCAAAGTGAAATAACAGTCTGGATGGAAAAAGGTGCCTTGCTGAAAGAAGAACTGCAAAGTCGATTCTCATCTTTGTGTGACATCCAAGAAGAGATAACAACAGAATTGAAAAGCAGTGCTGAAGATGATGACTTCAGGTTCACAAGCTACCAAGCTGCCAAGTTCCAAGGtgaaattttgaatatgaaaCAGGAAAACAACAAGGTTGCTGATGAACTTCAAACGGGTTTAGATGGTGTAACATCTCTCCAACTTGAAATAGAAAAGGCTCTGGTGAAGTTGAATGATAAATTTGGGTTCTCGGCTTCAAAGAGACAACAAAATGGCCAGCTAAGACAATCAGAGACTCGGGCCAAGGTTCCTCTGAGGTCATTCATCTTTGGCGCCAAACCAAAGAAACAATCAATCTTCTCCTGTATGACCCCTGGAATGCATAGGAAATACCGGTAG
- the LOC114368928 gene encoding protein ecdysoneless homolog encodes MEFPSSSSIFSPRPSDDTVFYAIYPDSPTTTSTATLRSLHLKILETLSPFTEDYIWQHQPFTLSVSTPPNPSCPCPSSSSHLLHLHGRLRFGDNLDDEWFAVFLLFRISQRFPSLSIRIWDSDGDFLLIEAAFHLPRWLNPDTAHHRLFLRNGSLHIVPRNRLTNPSLIDSLNFVASSPHESLASDAIQRAIKKRISNYPEQARNNMHRVRVRVPVSAASILKHEPRLISLAVEGFYDRDIDTMKFAARMERFVERGKTEELVCVSVKMSRAMYAQLAQQRFQAPKCYPEMPARSEREGFAEAELGMKIACGLEMMYQQRKRDGEEGKGSSWEAFRKSLENSGYFQGQLPGSSEYQRLMQSAQEYYRSTSLHSKASDLLNAPVRRIDEILALPHSVDDFKDQEVPPSDDDSWLYGGEEELNSVLMERQKEMELYDLKHKKKGKAKEGQDAGPSSASNADEFDPSDIAKTMQAFVHKLSSYKGAEAPEDRNKEVNLDVDQFIKDMESIMMHSDGEVANSNIEEGSSSDLDFDNSDDSDIVELDEDNEDREDIFMRSYSDAMNEELKATTLQKSFVRANEQIPKKDQGTSNASEHIMDEDFSPVDVDVNLVKSLLDSFSSQQGLPGPASNLLGLMGVQLPQDGKKGK; translated from the exons ATGGAGTTCCCTTCTTCCTCCTCCATCTTCTCCCCGCGCCCATCAGACGACACCGTTTTCTACGCCATATACCCCGACTCCCCCACCACAACCTCCACCGCCACGCTCCGCTCCCTCCACCTCAAAATTCTCGAAACCCTATCTCCCTTCACCGAAGACTACATATGGCAGCACCAACCCTTCACCCTCTCCGTTTCAACTCCTCCGAACCCTTCCTGCCCCTgcccctcctcctcctcccacCTCCTCCACCTCCACGGCCGCCTCCGCTTCGGCGACAACCTCGACGACGAGTGGTTCGCCGTCTTCCTCCTCTTCCGAATCTCACAACGCTTCCCTTCACTCTCCATTCGAATCTGGGACTCCGACGGCGACTTCCTTCTCATCGAGGCTGCCTTCCACCTCCCCCGCTGGCTCAACCCCGACACTGCGCACCACCGCCTCTTCCTCCGCAACGGAAGCCTCCACATCGTGCCGCGTAACCGCCTCACCAACCCCTCCCTCATTGATTCCCTCAATTTTGTCGCTAGTTCCCCTCACGAATCCCTCGCCTCGGACGCAATCCAGCGCGCCATCAAAAAACGCATCAGTAATTACCCTGAACAAGCTAGGAATAACATGcatagggttagggttagggttccGGTGTCGGCGGCGTCTATTTTAAAGCACGAGCCAAGGTTAATTTCGCTGGCAGTGGAGGGGTTCTATGATAGAGATATAGACACGATGAAGTTCGCGGCGAGGATGGAGAGGTTTGTGGAGAGAGGGAAAACAGAGGAGTTGGTGTGTGTTTCGGTGAAGATGTCGAGGGCGATGTACGCGCAGTTGGCGCAGCAGAGGTTTCAGGCTCCGAAGTGCTACCCTGAGATGCCGGCTCGGAGCGAGAGGGAAGGGTTTGCGGAGGCGGAGCTGGGGATGAAGATAGCGTGTGGGTTGGAGATGATGTATCAGCAGCGGAAGCGAGACGGGGAGGAAGGGAAAGGGAGCTCTTGGGAGGCGTTTAGGAAGAGTTTGGAGAACAGTGGGTACTTCCAAGGACAGCTTCCGGGTTCCTCTGAGTACCAGAGATTGATGCAGAGTGCTCAGGAGTATTATAGGAGCACTTCTCTGCACTCCAAGGCCAG TGACTTGCTGAATGCTCCTGTTAGACGCATAGATGAAATTCTTGCTTTGCCTCATTCGGTGGATGATTTTAAGGATCAGGAGGTTCCTCCATCTGATGATGATTCCTGGCTTTACGGTGGAGAGGAAGAGTTGAACTCTGTTCTTATGGAAAGACAAAAGGAGATGGAACTATATGActtaaaacacaaaaagaaagggaaagCAAAAGAGGGTCAAGATGCTGGTCCATCATCTGCTTCAAATGCTGACGAGTTTGATCCCAGTGATATAGCAAAAACCATGCAGGCATTTGTCCATAAGTTGTCAAGTTACAAGGGTGCTGAAGCTCCTGAAGATAG GAATAAGGAAGTGAACCTTGATGTGGACCAATTTATTAAAGACATGGAATCAATAATGATGCATTCAGACGGTGAAGTTGCCAACAGTAATATTGAAGAAGGATCGTCGTCTGATCTGGACTTTG ATAATTCTGATGACAGTGATATTGTTGAATTGGATGAGGATAATGAGGACAGAGAGGATATTTTCATGCGGTCCTATTCTGATGCTATGAATGAAGAGCTAAAGGCAACAACCCTTCAGAAAAGTTTTGTTCGTGCTAATGAACAAATTCCAAAGAAGGATCAG GGAACGTCAAATGCATCTGAACATATTATGGACGAGGATTTTTCTCCTGTAGACGTGGATGTAAATTTAGTAAAAAGCTTACTCGATTCCTTTTCTTCCCAGCAAGGGCTTCCTGGTCCGGCTTCCAATTTGCTTGGCCTCATGGGGGTGCAGTTGCCACAAGATGGCAAGAAGGGCAAATGA